Proteins from one Coffea arabica cultivar ET-39 chromosome 8c, Coffea Arabica ET-39 HiFi, whole genome shotgun sequence genomic window:
- the LOC113707391 gene encoding glutamyl-tRNA(Gln) amidotransferase subunit C, chloroplastic/mitochondrial-like, whose protein sequence is MGSRAFMVLLSHRGAYINPSANAAQLFLTFGQSPFSPVKKKCLVERRNHRTSHNFSTAANSSLEPPNLPRLAETARISLTPDEVEEFAPKMKQVVDWFGQLQAIDLESIEPAMRADTEDDNSRDDLPQIFENREAIIKAMPSYEEPYIKVPKVLNKE, encoded by the exons ATGGGAAGCAGAGCTTTCATGGTTTTGCTAAGTCACAGAGGAGCATACATTAATCCTTCTGCTAATGCTGCCCAACTTTTCTTGACTTTCGGGCAAAGCCCATTTTCTCCTGTGAAGAAGAAATGTCTTGTAGAACGCAGGAATCATAGGACAAGCCACAACTTCTCCACCGCAGCAAACTCTAGCCTTGAGCCCCCTAATCTTCCTCGTTTGGCTGAAACTGCTCGAATTTCCCTCACCCCAGATGAA GTGGAAGAATTTGCTCCTAAAATGAAACAAGTGGTTGATTG GTTTGGGCAACTCCAAGCTATTGATCTTGAAAGTATTGAGCCAGCAATGCGAGCAG ATACTGAAGATGACAATTCACGTGATGATTTACCTCAAATTTTTGAGAATCG GGAAGCAATAATAAAAGCTATGCCAAGCTATGAGGAACCTTATATCAAAGTTCCAAAGGTCTTGAACAAGGAGTAG
- the LOC113706141 gene encoding pentatricopeptide repeat-containing protein At2g29760, chloroplastic: MFKSLGYLTVAARLNCKLTTSSSFAHNVQSPRLQALHSLIKKCLSVKGIKSLHARIIVHGLAHRDLTVNKLIASYALSPWGDIQYAQILFDEIPQRNRYVYNSLIRGYANSEDPEKAVILYKQMIVSAIFPNEFTFPFVLKACGIKESYRDGVLVHLMAVKLGYESHVCVENGLINVYVRCGTIASARKVFDEIMEKTLVSWNSMIGGYARVGCGEQPFLLFLEMRGRGIQPDVFTLMYLLSVCSHDCNLELGKFVHHNVVINGIGVDIVLQNAFLDMYAKCGDLHAAQTLFDRMVHRNVVSWTSLLTAYAKHGCLERAKDIFSQMPVKNVVSWNSMMSSCIHEGCLQDALDLFFEMCNSKVEPDEITLVSVLSACCQLGDLVMGNKVQDYIRCNNINSSVTLNNALIDTFSKCGSLENAFDLFNEMPEKNIVSWNVMIGALAFHGFGHEAIQLFEEMQAGGKWPDKVTFIGLLSACCHSGLTDIGWYYFDKMSSVYGVPREIEHYACMVDILGRGGFLDEAVKLIGRMPMKPHTVIWSSLLNACRIYHNITIAEQVLKQLLEQEPYASHCGLYVLMSNIYSEAKRWGDMKNIRKLMNDNGIKKHDAVSSIEICGNIHEFMVSDERHADSRHADSRAIYNLLDQFMDHLRSDGYMYSLSTVLFEVDEI, translated from the coding sequence ATGTTCAAATCTCTTGGGTACTTGACCGTCGCTGCCCGCCTTAATTGTAAGCTTACTACTTCGTCGTCGTTCGCTCACAATGTTCAATCTCCTCGGCTCCAAGCCCTCCATTCCCTCATCAAAAAATGCTTATCCGTGAAAGGAATCAAGAGTCTGCACGCCCGAATCATCGTCCATGGCCTAGCCCATCGTGACTTAACTGTAAACAAACTCATAGCGTCCTATGCACTCTCACCATGGGGTGATATTCAATATGCGCAGATACTGTTTGATGAAATTCCTCAGCGAAACCGTTACGTGTATAACAGTTTAATCCGGGGTTATGCAAATAGTGAAGATCCAGAAAAGGCTGTGATACTGTATAAGCAAATGATTGTTTCGGCTATTTTTCCAAATGAATTTACGTTTCCTTTTGTTCTGAAGGCTTGTGGTATTAAAGAGAGTTATAGAGATGGTGTTTTAGTTCATCTGATGGCTGTTAAATTAGGATATGAATCTCATGTTTGTGTTGAAAATGGTCTTATAAATGTATATGTTCGCTGTGGGACTATCGCCTCCGCCAGGAAGGTGTTTgatgaaatcatggaaaagaCTTTGGTTTCCTGGAATTCGATGATTGGTGGGTATGCGAGAGTGGGTTGTGGCGAACAACCGTTCTTACTGTTTCTTGAAATGAGGGGTAGAGGTATCCAACCCGATGTTTTTACTCTTATGTATTTGCTTTCTGTTTGTTCTCATGATTGCAACTTGGAGTTGGGGAAGTTCGTTCACCACAATGTTGTCATAAATGGGATCGGTGTTGATATTGTTTTACAAAATGCATTTCTTGATATGTATGCTAAGTGTGGAGACCTTCACGCAGCACAAACACTTTTTGATCGTATGGTCCATAGAAATGTCGTTTCTTGGACCTCTCTCCTTACTGCTTATGCCAAACATGGTTGCCTTGAAAGAGCCAAGGATATTTTTAGCCAAATGCCCGTGAAAAATGTTGTTTCTTGGAATTCAATGATGTCAAGTTGTATCCATGAAGGTTGCTTGCAGGATGCATTGGATCTCTTCTTTGAAATGTGCAACTCTAAAGTGGAGCCTGATGAGATTACTTTGGTTAGCGTTCTCTCAGCTTGTTGCCAACTTGGTGATTTGGTGATGGGGAATAAAGTTCAGGATTATATCCGCTGTAACAACATAAACTCTAGTGTTACTTTGAATAATGCACTTATAGATACGTTCTCAAAATGTGGTTCTCTTGAAAATGCATTTGATCTTTTTAATGAGATGCCAGAGAAGAATATTGTCTCCTGGAATGTCATGATTGGAGCCCTGGCATTTCATGGGTTTGGACATGAAGCCATTCAGCTATTTGAAGAGATGCAAGCTGGTGGAAAGTGGCCTGACAAGGTCACCTTCATTGGCTTATTATCTGCTTGTTGTCACAGTGGTCTAACAGACATTGGGTGGTATTACTTTGACAAAATGAGTTCTGTGTATGGAGTACCACGTGAAATTGAGCATTATGCTTGCATGGTTGATATTCTTGGGCGTGGAGGCTTTTTGGATGAAGCAGTAAAGCTGATAGGAAGAATGCCAATGAAGCCACACACTGTTATTTGGAGTTCTTTATTGAATGCTTGTAGGATTTATCATAATATCACAATTGCAGAGCAGGTCCTAAAGCAGCTGCTGGAGCAGGAACCATATGCTAGTCATTGTGGGCTCTATGTGCTCATGTCAAACATTTATTCTGAAGCTAAAAGATGGGGAGACATGAAGAATATAAGAAAATTGATGAATGATAATGGTATCAAAAAGCATGATGCAGTTAGTTCCATTGAAATCTGCGGCAATATACATGAATTCATGGTGAGTGACGAAAGGCATGCAGATTCAAGGCATGCAGATTCAAGGGCAATCTACAATCTGCTTGATCAGTTCATGGATCATCTAAGATCTGACGGCTACATGTATAGCCTTTCTACTGTACTCTTTGAGGTGGACGAGATTTAG